In Jannaschia sp. W003, the genomic stretch GGCGCCACCCGGCAGTCCGCGTCCGAGGTCGCGAGCATCGAGGCCGCCGGCCACCGCTGCAGCGCCGCCGCGCAGCCCACGGCGCGGGCCTCGCCCACGCCGCCGGGCAGGGCGGGGGTCTCCAACACCGCGGCGCCCCCGCGGCGCGCGACCTCGGCGGTGTCGTCGGTGCAGGCGTTGGCGACCACGAGGACGCGGGCGCCCTCGTGGCGCAGGGCGGCGACGGCGGCGCCGATGCGCTCCGCCTCGTCGCGGGCGGGGACGACGGCCGCGATCACCCGGCCGCCCTCCAGCCGTCCGCCGCGCAGGGCGAGAGCACATCGATGCGGAAGCCGCGCTCCAGCCGGGCGGTGGCGGCCGTCCGCCCCTCGACGGCGGCGAGGAACAGCGCCAGCGCGGCCTCGCCCTCGAGCGGGTTGCCCGAGGGCCCGCGCCACGTGACGCACACCACGTCCGCGGCGGGCCAGCGCCGGTCGATCTGCGCGGCCAGCGCGTCGATGCCGCCGGCGTCGAGGAAGTAGAGCACCTCGGACAGGACCACGAGGTCGTGGTCCCCGTCCGGCAGCTCACACGGCAGGAAGCCCCGGTGGAACGCGGCCCCCGGCACGGCGCGGCGCGCCGCCTCCAGCGCGCTGTCCACGGCGTCGAGGCCGGCGTAGCGGTCGCAGCGGGGCGCGAGGTGGCGGGCCAGCTCGCCGTTGCCGCAGCCCACCTCCAGCCCCGAGCGGTAGCGCGTGCGGGGCAGGGCGGCGGCGGTGGCCTCGAACTTGCGCTGCTCGTAGGCCGAGGTGCGGAAGTCCCACGGGTCGTCGCCGCCGGCGTAGATGCCTTCCAGGGCGCGGGCGTCGACGGCGCTCACGGGCGCACCTCGAAGAAGGTCTCGGGGGCGTCCACGAAGGCCTCGGCGAAGCCCTCGGGCATCGCGAAGCCGTCGGGGTCGTCGCGCACCACGCGGCCCATCTGGCTGGCGTGGGCGTAGATGGCTGCGCGCTTGTCGTGGCGGCGGCCCCGGCTCCAGCGGAAGGGGCGGGTGCCCGCGGGGACGGGCGCCACGCGGCCCGGGGCGGTCCAGCGCGACCACACGGGGTAGAACAGGAGGCGCAGGCCCGGGCGCCCGGCCGCGACGGCACGGGCGGCGAGGGCGCCGGCTTCGTGGTCGCAGTGGGGGTCGAGCGGCGAGGGGGCGACGAGGGTTCCCGCGTCGAGGCGGTCCACCAGCGCGGTCACGTCGCGCGCGAGGTCGGCGCCCGGTCCGTGGACGCGGTGGAGGGCGGCGTCGGGGAGGCCCAGGAAGGTGACGTCGCCCGGCGTGCCGCCGAGCAGGCCCACGGCGCGGGCCATCTCCTCCTCGCGCAGGCGGGCCATGCGCGCGGGGGGATGGCTGCGCGAGTTCGGGTGCGAGGCGGCCCCGTCGGTCAAGCAGGCCACGTGCGCCGCGCCGCCACCACGCCAGATCTCCGAGAGGAGGAGACCGCAGCCGAGGGACTCGTCGTCCGCGTGGGGGGCGAGCACCAGCACCGGCGCGGGCGCGACGTGCAGCTCATCCATGCCACAGCTCCGAGAGGGGGCCGCGCCCGAGCGCGATGCGGCCCGCGCGCTGCTCGAAGGCGTCGCGGGCGGCCTGGCGGCAGTAGGTGGCGAGGTCGCGGGCGCGGCGGCCGGTCTCGCAGCCGGCGGCGAAGTGCTGCAGGCCGATGGCGCGCTCGGTGGCGGCCACGGCGTCCTGCGCGAGGTCCTCGGTCAGGAGCCGCGCCTGGATCGAGAGCATCACGGCGCGGTCCGGGTCATTGGTGCCCCCGGGGCACATCTCGGTCTCGGCGGCGCGCTCCACCAGCCCGAAGGCGGCCATGGCGCGGGCGACGAGGGGCGCGAGGCGGGCGACCTGCGCGTCGGCGTCCATGCGGCCCATCGCGGCCAGCCGGTCGCGCGCGGCGCCCAGGAGCCCGAGCGTGCCGCCCAATTGCAGCGCGGCGATGCGCCAGACGCCCCCCACGAAGCGCGGCTCGCCGAGGTAGTCGCCGGGGCCGCCCAGCCACTCCGGCCGCAGCCCGTCGAGTACGATCTCGCCCGACACGGTGGCGCGCATGCCGAGCATGTCCCAGGCGGCGGGGCGGTGGCGCGCGGGGTCCGAGGCGTCGATGGCGGCGAGGCGCACCGTGTCGCCCTCGCCGACCGTGACGAGCGCGCGGGCCACGGTGCCGAGGCCCGATGCGAAGCGCTTGGTGCCCCGCAGGCGGCCGTCCTGCTCGGTGCAGGGCGCGTCCGCGTCGGCGCCCCAGACGCCGTGGAGGCCGGGACGGACCGTGCCGCCGAAGTGGCGCACGAGGCGGATGGCGTTGACGTGGCCCTCGGCAAGGCGGGCGAGGGGCAGGTTGCAC encodes the following:
- a CDS encoding nodulation S family protein; translation: MSAVDARALEGIYAGGDDPWDFRTSAYEQRKFEATAAALPRTRYRSGLEVGCGNGELARHLAPRCDRYAGLDAVDSALEAARRAVPGAAFHRGFLPCELPDGDHDLVVLSEVLYFLDAGGIDALAAQIDRRWPAADVVCVTWRGPSGNPLEGEAALALFLAAVEGRTAATARLERGFRIDVLSPCAADGWRAAG
- a CDS encoding PIG-L deacetylase family protein, whose product is MDELHVAPAPVLVLAPHADDESLGCGLLLSEIWRGGGAAHVACLTDGAASHPNSRSHPPARMARLREEEMARAVGLLGGTPGDVTFLGLPDAALHRVHGPGADLARDVTALVDRLDAGTLVAPSPLDPHCDHEAGALAARAVAAGRPGLRLLFYPVWSRWTAPGRVAPVPAGTRPFRWSRGRRHDKRAAIYAHASQMGRVVRDDPDGFAMPEGFAEAFVDAPETFFEVRP
- a CDS encoding acyl-CoA dehydrogenase, coding for MHDGSSPIGDSAPWPALREAAAAEDRGAPIAASVDRLLASGELDAEEPRALAAALVAVAECNLPLARLAEGHVNAIRLVRHFGGTVRPGLHGVWGADADAPCTEQDGRLRGTKRFASGLGTVARALVTVGEGDTVRLAAIDASDPARHRPAAWDMLGMRATVSGEIVLDGLRPEWLGGPGDYLGEPRFVGGVWRIAALQLGGTLGLLGAARDRLAAMGRMDADAQVARLAPLVARAMAAFGLVERAAETEMCPGGTNDPDRAVMLSIQARLLTEDLAQDAVAATERAIGLQHFAAGCETGRRARDLATYCRQAARDAFEQRAGRIALGRGPLSELWHG